The following proteins are co-located in the Tachysurus vachellii isolate PV-2020 chromosome 17, HZAU_Pvac_v1, whole genome shotgun sequence genome:
- the ftsj1 gene encoding putative tRNA (cytidine(32)/guanosine(34)-2'-O)-methyltransferase, whose product MGRSSKDKRDIYYRLAKEEGWRARSAFKLLQLDEEFSLFKGVGRAVDLCAAPGSWSQVLSRKLRVKESSEEVKIVAVDLQAMAPLPGVTQIQGDITKISTAQEIIRHFEGQAADLVVCDGAPDVTGLHDVDEYIQAQLLLAALNITTHVLKPGGNFVAKIFRGKDVTLLYSQLKIFFSTVTCAKPRSSRNSSIEAFVVCQNYSPPEGYVPNMSNPLLDHSYDVDFNQLEGPNRIIVPFLACGDLSAFDSDRTYPLQLDSTKEYEYLPPTQPPIRPPYQQACHLRKNNLLAKEDSPSALLEGALSTMNLEAEEETNVSTPETH is encoded by the exons ATGGGCCGCTCCTCTAAAGACAAGCGCGATATTTATTACAGACTGGCTAAAGAGGAGGGCTGGAGAGCCAGGAGCGCCTTCAAACTGCTGCAGTTGGATGAAGAGTTCAGTCTGTTTAAAG GTGTTGGACGAGCGGTGGATTTGTGTGCTGCGCCCGGCAGCTGGAGTCAGGTTCTGAGCCGCAAACTCCG AGTGAAAGAGTCGAGTGAGGAGGTGAAGATTGTAGCAGTGGATCTGCAGGCAATGGCGCCTTTACCTGGAGTCACACAGATTCAGGGAGACATCACTAAG ATTTCAACAGCTCAGGAGATTATCAGGCACTTTGAGGGCCAGGCTGCAGACttggtggtgtgtgatggtgctCCTGATG TTACAGGACTGCACGATGTAGACGAGTACATTCAAGCACAGCTCCTTCTCGCT GCTCTGAATATCACAACCCATGTTCTAAAACCTGGAGGCAACTTTGTGGCAAAG ATCTTTAGAGGGAAGGATGTGACACTGCTTTATTCTCAGCTCAAAATCTTCTTTAGTACGGTGACCTGTGCCAAACCTCGCAGCAGCCGCAACTCCAGTATTG AGGCGTTTGTGGTGTGTCAGAATTATTCACCCCCTGAAGGTTACGTTCCCAACATGTCTAACCCACTGCTGGATCACTCTTATG ATGTGGATTTTAACCAGCTTGAGGGACCGAACAGGATAATCGTTCCTTTTCTGGCGTGTGGAGACCTCAGTGCTTTCGACTCGGACAGGACCTACCCACTTCAG ctGGATTCTACTAAGGAGTATGAGTATTTGCCACCCACCCAGCCTCCAATTCGACCCCCATATCAGCAAGCCTGCCATTTACGCAAAAACAACCTGCTGGCCAAAGAGGACTCACCTTCTGCCCTGCTAGAGGGAGCTCTTTCCACCATGAACCTTGAAGCTGAAGAGGAAACCAACGTTTCCACCCCCGAAACTCACTGA